The genomic segment AAAGGGCAGGCCGTGGCCGAAGGTGGCGCGCAGCGTGCTGCCGCCGCCCGACCAGTAGCCTGTCACCGTCCAGTCCGAGAAGGCGTCGACCTTGGCGTCCGGCGAGCTGAGACCCGCCACGCCGATGGTCAGCGCGTTGCCCGTGCCGTAGTGGAACTCGTTGCCCACGCCGGGGCTGGTAGCGTAGCCCACCTGCAGGCCGTTGGCCGCCGCCTGCATGCCCAGCGGGTAGGCGAACATCGCATCCGAGTAGGGGTTGCCCGCGTAGCGCTGAAAGCCCAGCGACGACCACCAGTCGCTGGTGGGCATGGGGCCGGTCACATTCGCGGTGCGCTTGGGCGTCACCGCCGCGCCCGCCGAGTTGGACGGCAGCTGGATGCTGGCTGGCTTGGTGGTGGTGTAGCTGCCTGCGCCCACCGTGGAGGCGGCGTAGGCGGTCTGGGGGCTGAACGCTGCTATATGCGAGGAGAGAAGCGTTACGCCTAGCGCCAGTGCTACACGCGTGCTTACTTGCCGTTGGAACCAGGTGCCGAAGCTGCGAGAGCTTTGCATTCCGTACTCCTTCGTTGTTCTGGCGGGGCGCGATTGCCGCCGCCACGGGTCATGATGATGGCGTAGATTGTGCGCAGTCTACGCCACGCCGCCGCCTAGGTATACGGCAATCCTGCCTATTTTTACTCATTTTAAACCATCATACCTACCCGTTTTATTTCTCTACGCTCTCAATTTCATCTTTCTTGCACAAAAATAGGTGTATCTATCACACTATCGCCATACAATAAAGTGTGACATGTCGTTCATTTACACAGTTATAGGTAGACACGAAGATCTTGTGATAGCGATTCACGACATTTATAGACTATTTTCGCAGGAGATAAACCCATGGAGGCACTCATCATCAGCCTGGGTATTCTGGCAATCGCCGGGGTGATCGTGCTCACCATCCGCCAATCGATGCGCAGTTGGGCACTGGAAACCACAAGCCACATCGCCGCCATGCGCGAGCGCGAGGCCTGCGCCGTGTGGGCGGGCGCAACCGTGGTCAGCATTATCTCCGACCCCCACCAGCACGCCGAGCACGGCAGCGCTACCATGGAGCTGCTGCTGCAGATCCAGCCGCCCCAGGGTGCGCCGTACACCACCCGCACACGCTGGAATGTCGACCTGTCCGCCAGACCGCTCATCCAGCCCGGCGCGCAGCTCCCGATCAAGATCGATGCCCACGAGCCGAAGATCGTCTACCCCAACATCAGCGGGGCAGCATTCAGCCCGTTCTAGCGCTCCACCGCCCGACCGCTTCGTGTATCATAGGCGTAGCTGGGGCGCTGGGTGCGCTCCCAGAAGGAGATGCGGCGCGTGGGTGCGCATGCGCCACGAGAAGAAAGAGGCTGACGATGACAGAGCATAGCGGTGTCGAGGTGCTGGCCCCCATTCCGGCGGAGTTCGCCGCGATCCTCACGCCCGAGGCGCTGGGTTTTGTGGCCGCACTGGTGCGGGCCGCGCGGCCAGGGCGGCAGGCGCTGCTGGCCCGTCGTGCCGAGCGGCAGGCGGCCATCGACGGCGGCGCGCTGCCCGACTTCCTGCCCGAGACGGCGGGCATCCGCGAGGCCGACTGGCAGATCGCGCCCATGCCCGCCGACCTGCTCGACCGGCGGGTGGAGATCACCGGCCCGGCCTCCGACCGCAAGATGGTGATCAACGCGCTGAACTCGGGCGCATATGTGTTCATGGCCGACTTCGAGGATGCCAACACGCCCAGCTGGCAGAACACCATCCAGGGCCAGATCAACATGCGCGACGCGGTGGCGGGCGACATCGCCTTCACCAGCCCCGACGGGCGCGCATACCGGCTGGCCGAGAAGACGGCGGTGCTGCTGGTGCGCCCGCGCGGCTGGCACCTGGATGAGAAGCACGTGCTGGTGGACGGCGCGCCCATCCCCGGCGGCCTGCTCGACTTCGGCCTCTACCTCTTCCACAACGCCCGCGCGCTACTGGCCAAAGGCAGCGGGCCGTACTTCTACCTGCCCAAGCTAGAGGGCCACCTAGAGGCGCGGCTGTGGAACGAGGTGTTCGTGCTGGCCCAGCAGCTGCTGGGGCTACCCCAGGGCACGATCAAGGCCACCGTGCTGATCGAGACCATCCTGGCCGCGTTCGAGATGGACGAGATCCTCTACGAGCTGCGCGAGCACTCGGCGGGGCTGAACTGCGGGCGCTGGGACTACATCTTCTCGTGCATCAAGAAGCTGCGCAGCCGCCGCGACTTCCTGTTCCCCGACCGCGCCCAGGTGACCATGACCAGCCACTTCATGCGCTCGTACTCGCTGCTGGCGATCAAAACATGCCACCGCCGCCAGGCCCCGGCCATCGGCGGCATGTCGGCCTTCATCCCGGTGCGCGGCGATGCCGAGGCCAACGAGCGCGCCTTCGCCCAGGTGCGCGCCGACAAGGAGCGCGAGGCCACCGATGGCCACGACGGCACGTGGGTGGCCCACCCCGGCCTCGTGCCGGTGGCGCTGGATGTGTTCAACCGCGTGATGCCCCAGCCCAACCAGATCGCGCGCGCCCGCGAAGATGTGCAGGTGCGCGCCGCCGACCTGCTCGACTTCGCGCGTGGGCCGATCACCGAGGCGGGGCTGCGCACCAACATCAGCGTGGGCATCCAGTACATCGAGGCGTGGCTGCGCGGCCAGGGCGCGGTGCCGATCTTCAATCTGATGGAGGACGCCGCCACCGCCGAGATCTCGCGCGCGCAGGTGTGGCAGTGGATCAACCACCCCGAGGGCGCGCTGGCCGACGGGCGCAAGGTGACGCTGGCCCTGGTGCGCCAGCTCACCGCCGAGGAGCTGGCCAAGGTCGAGGCCGCGCTGGGGGCCGAGCGCTACGCCGCAGGCCAGTTCGCCACCGCCGCCGCCCTCTTCGATCAGCTCGTCAGCGCGCCATCCTTCGTCGAGTTCCTCACCATCCCGGCCTACGAGCGGATCGACTAGGCGCAGCATCAAGGCCATATTGGATCTTGACAAATCCTAATAAGTAGGTATCCTACATATTATTCGTAGGATACCTACTTATGAAGGAGATGTAGCCATGGCTGCGAACATGATCCCTGGATATCGCCTGGGCGACCAGAGCCTCTCGCCATCCCCGCTCACCGCGCAAGCATTTGCCGACCTGAAGGCGGCGCTGCTGTTCGGCGACGCTGATGTGAGCGCGCTCCGCCGGGCGCGGCCTCTTCTGATCTCGCAGATGGATGCTATTCTGGACGTCTGGTACGGCTTTGTCGGATCGACCCCTGCGCTGCTGGCCTATTTCTCGCGGCCCGACGGCCCCAGCGCCGAGTACCTAGCGCGGGTGCGGGCGCGCTTCGGTCAATGGATTGACGACACCTGCCGCGCCGAGTACGATGATGCCTGGCTGGCCTATCAGCACGAGATCGGGCGGCGGCATTTCACGCACAAGAATGAGGCGGATGGTGCGGCGGCGGCAGGCACCCCGCCGATCATCCACTGGCGCTATGTCAACGCCCTGATCTACCCAATCTACGCCACCGTCCGGCCATTCCTAGAGCGCGGCGGGCACGACGCAGCCGATGTAGAGGCCATGCACCAGGCGT from the Chloroflexia bacterium SDU3-3 genome contains:
- the aceB gene encoding malate synthase A, producing MTEHSGVEVLAPIPAEFAAILTPEALGFVAALVRAARPGRQALLARRAERQAAIDGGALPDFLPETAGIREADWQIAPMPADLLDRRVEITGPASDRKMVINALNSGAYVFMADFEDANTPSWQNTIQGQINMRDAVAGDIAFTSPDGRAYRLAEKTAVLLVRPRGWHLDEKHVLVDGAPIPGGLLDFGLYLFHNARALLAKGSGPYFYLPKLEGHLEARLWNEVFVLAQQLLGLPQGTIKATVLIETILAAFEMDEILYELREHSAGLNCGRWDYIFSCIKKLRSRRDFLFPDRAQVTMTSHFMRSYSLLAIKTCHRRQAPAIGGMSAFIPVRGDAEANERAFAQVRADKEREATDGHDGTWVAHPGLVPVALDVFNRVMPQPNQIARAREDVQVRAADLLDFARGPITEAGLRTNISVGIQYIEAWLRGQGAVPIFNLMEDAATAEISRAQVWQWINHPEGALADGRKVTLALVRQLTAEELAKVEAALGAERYAAGQFATAAALFDQLVSAPSFVEFLTIPAYERID
- a CDS encoding protogloblin ApPgb encodes the protein MAANMIPGYRLGDQSLSPSPLTAQAFADLKAALLFGDADVSALRRARPLLISQMDAILDVWYGFVGSTPALLAYFSRPDGPSAEYLARVRARFGQWIDDTCRAEYDDAWLAYQHEIGRRHFTHKNEADGAAAAGTPPIIHWRYVNALIYPIYATVRPFLERGGHDAADVEAMHQAWLKSVLLQVTLWSHPYIQEGGW